The Kordia sp. SMS9 genome window below encodes:
- a CDS encoding DUF5777 family beta-barrel protein, protein MKHYYIFLLCCLSSISLLAQDDLLDELEDEATPETFVSPAFKAMRIMNIQSTKVAAKGDFYLYVSHRFGTLDDGLTTFFGFDNANTRIQLVYGLFEGWQFGISRESLRQTYALSTKMKLKDQSDAFPVSLVGYATANINTQVRKDRFPFLTFEDRLSYTTQLLISRRFNNSFSLELAPSYVRHNLTLESSQKHDQFAMGIGGRLKVSKRMSINMDYAYNFSRADDTAFKNPLTIGVDIETGGHVFQLLFSNAQSTNEPGFLSYGEGDWTDGDIFFGFNIVRVF, encoded by the coding sequence ATGAAACATTATTACATATTTCTTTTATGCTGTTTGAGCAGTATAAGTTTGCTTGCGCAAGATGATTTACTTGACGAATTAGAAGACGAAGCAACACCAGAAACCTTTGTGTCGCCAGCATTTAAGGCGATGCGAATTATGAATATACAATCGACAAAAGTCGCAGCAAAAGGCGATTTTTATCTATATGTATCACACCGATTTGGAACCTTAGATGACGGATTGACCACATTTTTCGGATTTGACAATGCCAATACAAGAATTCAATTGGTATACGGACTTTTTGAAGGTTGGCAATTTGGAATCAGTAGAGAATCGTTGCGCCAAACCTATGCGCTTTCTACAAAAATGAAGCTAAAAGATCAGTCAGATGCCTTTCCCGTAAGTTTGGTTGGGTATGCTACCGCGAATATCAACACGCAAGTACGAAAAGATCGCTTTCCGTTCTTAACGTTTGAAGATCGTTTAAGCTATACCACACAACTATTAATCTCAAGAAGATTTAACAACAGCTTTTCTTTGGAATTGGCACCATCGTATGTGCGTCACAACTTAACGTTAGAGTCTTCGCAAAAACACGATCAATTTGCCATGGGAATCGGTGGACGCTTAAAAGTAAGCAAACGTATGTCGATCAATATGGATTATGCGTATAACTTTAGTAGAGCGGATGATACTGCCTTTAAAAATCCATTAACAATTGGTGTGGATATTGAAACTGGCGGACACGTATTTCAATTGTTATTCTCTAATGCACAATCGACAAACGAACCAGGATTTTTAAGTTATGGAGAAGGCGATTGGACTGACGGCGATATTTTCTTCGGATTCAACATTGTACGTGTATTCTAA
- a CDS encoding YceI family protein has protein sequence MKKLLHLCLFLAVGTVAAQKYYTKTGTTDFKASVEAFEPVEAKSNSTTAVLKVDSGELAALLFIKSFHFKVALMEEHFNENYMDSDKFPKATFKGKLEGFNMSDLSSTAKEYNLTGTLTVRGKAKEVATTAKVSKNGDKIMVASFLSVKPQDFGIEIPSIVREKIAKEINITLNYELIEKK, from the coding sequence ATGAAGAAATTACTACACCTGTGCTTGTTTTTAGCAGTCGGAACTGTTGCAGCACAAAAATACTATACCAAAACAGGAACGACCGATTTCAAAGCTTCGGTAGAAGCATTTGAGCCAGTAGAAGCAAAAAGTAACAGTACAACAGCGGTCTTAAAAGTGGACTCTGGCGAATTAGCAGCGTTGCTATTTATCAAATCATTTCACTTCAAAGTAGCGTTGATGGAAGAACATTTTAACGAAAACTATATGGATTCGGATAAATTTCCAAAAGCAACTTTCAAAGGAAAACTAGAAGGTTTCAATATGTCCGATCTATCCAGTACAGCCAAAGAATACAACTTGACAGGAACACTTACGGTAAGAGGAAAAGCCAAAGAAGTAGCCACTACAGCAAAAGTTTCCAAAAATGGAGACAAAATAATGGTTGCATCATTTCTTTCTGTAAAACCACAAGATTTCGGAATTGAAATTCCAAGTATTGTTCGTGAAAAAATAGCTAAAGAAATTAACATCACTTTGAATTATGAGCTTATCGAAAAAAAGTAA
- a CDS encoding cytochrome c, translating into MYRKVTLVIVSVVIATLYNCTTNTIDEVEIEDLPPIVESVTYDDDVAPILNSTCVGCHSGPSANAGLQLDGYANARAGVEQGNVINRINNASNPMPPSGQMPPENRQIIEQWAADGFLEN; encoded by the coding sequence ATGTATCGAAAAGTAACTTTAGTAATAGTATCAGTAGTCATTGCTACACTTTACAACTGTACCACGAATACGATTGACGAAGTGGAAATTGAAGATTTACCACCAATTGTAGAAAGTGTAACGTATGACGATGATGTAGCGCCTATTCTCAACAGTACCTGTGTAGGTTGCCACAGTGGACCAAGTGCAAACGCAGGTTTACAATTAGATGGATATGCCAACGCCAGAGCAGGCGTGGAGCAAGGAAACGTAATCAATCGTATCAATAATGCCTCCAACCCAATGCCACCATCAGGGCAAATGCCGCCAGAAAACCGTCAAATTATTGAACAATGGGCAGCAGATGGATTTTTAGAAAATTAA
- a CDS encoding alpha/beta fold hydrolase, which translates to MIPKIQYTKSGNLSIAYQVFGSGPIDLVYIPGWISNIDWMWACPELVDFFQELGKSVRIILFDKRGTGLSDRIVELSTLEERMEDIKAVMDATNSKKAILFGHSEGGSVSALFSATYPNRVIALITFGIFAKRRYSEDYPWAPTDEERQKVYDMIENDWGSGEMNLESLVPSKANDRQFMSWLASYFRSGASPRAAMKLTKMNTQVNIIDILEYIKVPTLLMQRTNDIDVKIEEGKFIAERINDAKFVEFDGNDHLFWAGNTREVLDEMKTFIRQLPPCDGCYKKRLSTILFGQIINASNFSVKSQELDDFIIQNGGTIISKEKKFFMAAFEVPSKAIASGINILNDLKAKGIPFSAGIYMKESAANHDDPLTKRDNYMIASILSLIKPNKILVTQAIKHLLSGVAFNFSKDTSILTYKTHQLCKLYHVTDTSNTEVKTSFPYGFSKYDSFLEDVIKIIDEHLDNNAFGVEMLTRETGVSERKLQRRIKDATGKSPSQLITFIRLNKAKTALLANSDTVAEIAFKYGFSSPSYFSKCFKKEFGVRPTEVAAMN; encoded by the coding sequence ATGATTCCTAAAATACAATACACAAAAAGCGGAAACCTTAGCATTGCCTACCAAGTTTTTGGTTCTGGCCCGATAGATTTGGTGTACATTCCAGGTTGGATTTCCAACATCGACTGGATGTGGGCGTGTCCAGAATTGGTAGACTTTTTTCAAGAACTTGGAAAATCAGTGCGCATCATTCTTTTTGATAAAAGAGGCACAGGTTTGTCCGATCGTATTGTGGAATTGTCTACGCTAGAAGAACGCATGGAAGATATCAAAGCCGTCATGGATGCCACCAATTCCAAAAAAGCCATTCTATTTGGACATTCGGAAGGCGGAAGTGTTTCGGCTTTATTCAGCGCCACGTATCCAAATCGTGTGATTGCATTGATTACATTTGGAATTTTTGCAAAACGAAGATATTCCGAAGATTATCCTTGGGCGCCAACGGATGAAGAACGTCAAAAGGTGTACGACATGATAGAAAATGACTGGGGAAGTGGAGAAATGAACCTAGAATCCTTAGTGCCATCCAAAGCAAACGATCGGCAATTTATGAGCTGGTTGGCAAGTTACTTTCGTTCAGGTGCAAGCCCAAGAGCTGCCATGAAACTCACCAAAATGAACACACAAGTAAACATCATTGATATCTTAGAGTATATAAAAGTACCTACGTTGTTAATGCAGCGTACCAACGACATTGATGTAAAAATTGAAGAAGGCAAATTCATTGCAGAACGCATCAACGATGCAAAATTTGTAGAATTTGACGGAAACGATCATCTATTTTGGGCTGGAAATACCAGAGAAGTGTTGGACGAAATGAAAACATTCATTCGTCAATTGCCTCCGTGTGATGGTTGTTATAAAAAAAGACTCTCTACCATTTTATTCGGACAAATCATCAACGCTTCTAACTTCAGTGTAAAATCTCAGGAATTGGATGATTTCATCATTCAAAATGGAGGAACCATCATCAGCAAAGAAAAAAAGTTTTTTATGGCTGCGTTTGAAGTGCCAAGCAAAGCCATTGCTTCGGGAATCAACATATTAAATGATTTAAAAGCAAAAGGAATACCATTTTCGGCTGGTATTTACATGAAAGAAAGTGCTGCAAATCATGACGATCCTTTAACGAAAAGAGACAATTACATGATTGCGTCAATTTTATCGTTGATAAAGCCAAACAAAATTTTAGTAACACAAGCCATCAAACATTTGCTGTCAGGTGTCGCATTCAATTTCTCGAAAGATACGTCCATTTTAACCTATAAAACGCATCAACTTTGCAAGTTGTATCATGTAACAGATACATCAAATACAGAAGTGAAAACATCATTTCCGTATGGTTTTTCAAAATATGATTCATTCCTAGAAGATGTCATAAAAATTATTGATGAACACCTAGATAACAATGCTTTTGGTGTGGAAATGCTCACGCGAGAAACAGGCGTGAGTGAACGAAAATTACAACGTCGCATAAAAGATGCAACTGGAAAATCGCCAAGTCAGCTCATCACATTCATCCGACTCAACAAAGCGAAAACTGCATTGTTAGCCAATTCGGACACTGTGGCTGAAATAGCGTTTAAATATGGCTTTTCAAGTCCGTCGTACTTCTCCAAATGCTTCAAAAAAGAATTTGGTGTGCGTCCTACGGAAGTTGCCGCAATGAATTAA
- a CDS encoding T9SS type A sorting domain-containing protein — protein sequence MMNKITFTTNLFMAIYCLFTVQMNAQDGYTYTLIDNGNYSFSVGAVPNASASNFATSVQSYGFTIIVPDGVTATVTSSLGGAASATFFDGTNVAQPTIDGYLITETLGSPASLPAPSAGTTTSIVTFQINGAPTSGTLEILANNSALATTVTPLKSFMQADMIDNGTAEFVNVVDPNASGLSGTPSFDFSTLSVEDTLLENLSVYPNPAVTTVNIKSPETRIERIEIYNVNGQMVKTQNTRLETIDVNNLQSGMYLMKLYSEEASKTIKLIKK from the coding sequence ATGATGAACAAAATTACTTTTACAACCAATCTATTCATGGCAATTTACTGCCTATTTACCGTACAAATGAATGCCCAAGATGGCTATACGTACACACTAATTGACAATGGAAATTACAGTTTCTCTGTTGGAGCGGTGCCGAATGCGAGCGCATCTAACTTTGCAACCTCTGTACAGAGTTACGGATTCACCATTATTGTGCCTGACGGAGTTACCGCAACGGTAACCTCTTCTCTTGGAGGAGCTGCAAGTGCTACGTTCTTCGACGGAACCAATGTAGCACAACCAACAATTGACGGATACTTAATAACAGAAACTTTGGGAAGTCCTGCATCATTACCAGCACCATCTGCAGGAACAACGACATCAATAGTAACATTTCAAATAAATGGCGCACCAACAAGCGGAACTCTAGAAATATTAGCCAACAATTCTGCATTAGCAACGACAGTAACTCCGTTAAAAAGTTTCATGCAAGCAGATATGATTGACAACGGAACCGCAGAATTTGTCAATGTAGTAGACCCAAATGCTTCTGGATTATCTGGAACGCCTTCATTTGATTTTTCTACCCTTTCGGTAGAAGATACACTACTAGAAAACCTTTCGGTTTATCCAAATCCTGCTGTGACTACAGTAAACATTAAAAGCCCTGAAACACGTATTGAACGTATTGAAATATACAATGTGAACGGACAAATGGTAAAAACGCAAAACACACGTTTAGAAACGATAGATGTTAACAACCTACAAAGCGGAATGTACCTCATGAAACTTTACAGTGAAGAAGCAAGCAAAACCATCAAATTGATAAAAAAATAA
- a CDS encoding leucine-rich repeat domain-containing protein — protein MKKKLLATISVLIVCFGMLKTNAQELEGGGGFTVDGTFYEVINFNPDEVAISSSAPITGQYTIPSSVTFQDVTYTVVEIYFEAFANNTDLTSVTIPSTIRFIDNQAFVNTGLTEVIALGNTPATVFGDSFGTPSNIDLIVPSIAIDDYLNNGWTGFATVNGTLNLFEVNNITYGINSQAGNTVSVISSTLTGSITIPSSVTFNTTNFTVTKIANYAFLNAQLTSVSLPNTITEIGIEAFRGNQLTSIALPSALATIKNAAFRDNQLADVLLPNTVTSMEERAFFDNQITSITFSTGLTTISRSAFSSNNLTSISIPDGITVIDDFAFQANNIADITIPASVTTIDGFAFFNNPITTVAVLATTPPTVGNIEFTFDTPASIALTVPSGTETAYENAGWTGFASVNGVVALIVGSTFTENNFDYEITSLSPNEVAIKGGTNIPQDLIIDASVTTQGTTFSVVRVGQSAFENTNLTSVQLPNTLRNIDNFAFQSNQLTSLTIPSSVRVISFRAFRLNQIGGDLVIPNTITSLGNGAFETNNLASVTISENISTIPAQAFRNNQLTTVTIPANVNSLGNNCFRNNPLTEVIVLNTTPPSITGGSNSDSFQGSRGNIALIVPTNTELNYLTSGWTGFATINGQDPAVFNEFDDTNITFRIRTLTPNTVEIVDSSITGELIIPTSANNGTENFAITAIVADALRNNQLTSVVVPPSITSIGRRAFQNNPLKTFILEGFTPPSLNNQTNGNNTFTNRSTINLFVRSGNVQPYTNAGWTGFKSITGASKALALKVYLQGASLNPNTGEEDVMRDDLRAAGLLPFISPYGDGLAIFDTILVNTTTGSDAIVDWVFVELRDPLDNTIIIESRSALLQRDGDIVGMDAVSPIQFAANVGDYFIAIKHRNHLGIMMANAKRLSSVITIIDFANAINPITFGINAQTDAGMPANTLGMWAGNVNGDSIVQYQGGTPDTTAILSAALNDPGNFLNFSTFIINGYNDNDVNLSGTTQYEGGVADSPLILQNVLAHPGNFLNFSTFQIEEQLPTQD, from the coding sequence ATGAAAAAAAAATTACTAGCAACCATATCCGTACTAATTGTATGTTTTGGAATGCTAAAAACGAATGCTCAAGAACTTGAAGGCGGCGGCGGATTCACAGTAGATGGAACATTTTACGAAGTTATAAACTTTAATCCGGATGAAGTAGCTATATCATCATCTGCTCCTATAACAGGTCAATATACCATACCAAGCAGTGTTACCTTTCAAGATGTAACCTATACTGTTGTTGAAATTTACTTTGAAGCATTTGCTAACAATACGGATCTAACAAGTGTTACCATTCCAAGTACGATTCGATTTATTGATAATCAAGCTTTTGTAAACACAGGACTCACAGAAGTGATTGCCTTAGGAAATACGCCAGCAACCGTATTTGGAGACTCTTTTGGAACGCCAAGCAATATAGATTTAATTGTGCCTTCAATAGCTATAGATGATTACCTAAACAATGGCTGGACAGGTTTTGCTACAGTCAATGGAACTTTGAACTTATTTGAAGTAAATAACATTACTTATGGCATTAACTCACAAGCTGGAAATACAGTTTCGGTGATTAGCAGTACACTTACGGGAAGTATTACAATTCCTTCAAGTGTAACTTTTAACACTACAAATTTCACTGTCACAAAAATTGCTAATTATGCTTTTTTAAATGCGCAATTGACAAGTGTTTCATTGCCAAATACTATTACTGAAATTGGAATAGAAGCTTTTAGAGGAAATCAATTGACAAGTATTGCATTACCTTCTGCGCTCGCTACTATAAAAAATGCTGCATTTAGAGACAATCAATTGGCGGACGTACTACTTCCAAACACTGTAACTTCTATGGAAGAACGTGCATTTTTTGACAATCAAATTACTAGTATTACATTTTCAACTGGTTTGACAACAATAAGCAGAAGTGCTTTTAGTAGTAATAACTTAACCAGCATCAGCATACCAGACGGAATTACCGTAATTGATGATTTTGCTTTTCAGGCTAATAATATTGCAGATATTACAATTCCTGCCAGTGTCACAACAATTGATGGTTTTGCTTTTTTTAACAATCCTATCACAACTGTAGCAGTATTGGCAACAACTCCGCCAACAGTAGGAAACATAGAGTTTACATTTGATACGCCAGCAAGTATTGCTTTGACAGTTCCTTCAGGAACAGAAACTGCCTATGAAAACGCAGGTTGGACAGGCTTTGCTTCTGTAAATGGCGTAGTGGCTCTCATTGTTGGATCAACATTTACTGAAAACAATTTTGACTATGAAATCACGTCGTTATCACCAAACGAAGTAGCAATTAAAGGTGGAACCAACATTCCGCAAGATTTAATAATTGATGCAAGTGTAACCACACAAGGAACTACGTTCTCAGTAGTAAGAGTTGGGCAAAGTGCCTTTGAAAATACAAACTTGACCAGTGTACAACTGCCAAATACACTACGAAATATTGATAATTTCGCTTTTCAAAGCAATCAGCTTACAAGCCTGACCATTCCTTCAAGCGTGCGCGTCATTAGTTTTAGAGCATTTCGTCTAAATCAAATCGGAGGAGACTTAGTCATTCCCAATACAATTACTTCTTTAGGAAATGGCGCTTTTGAGACAAATAACTTAGCTAGTGTAACTATATCTGAAAATATTTCCACCATTCCAGCACAAGCATTTAGAAACAATCAATTAACGACGGTGACGATTCCTGCGAATGTAAATTCACTAGGAAATAATTGTTTTAGAAATAACCCGCTAACGGAAGTGATCGTCTTAAATACAACACCACCAAGTATTACTGGGGGAAGCAATTCAGATTCTTTCCAAGGAAGTAGAGGTAATATAGCACTAATTGTTCCTACAAATACAGAATTAAACTATTTAACCAGCGGTTGGACAGGTTTTGCAACGATCAACGGACAAGATCCAGCGGTTTTTAATGAATTTGATGACACTAACATTACGTTCAGAATCCGAACATTAACTCCTAATACCGTTGAAATTGTGGATAGTAGTATAACAGGTGAGTTAATTATTCCAACTTCCGCAAACAATGGTACAGAAAACTTTGCAATTACAGCTATCGTAGCAGATGCGTTACGAAATAATCAATTAACTTCTGTAGTCGTTCCGCCTTCCATCACTAGTATCGGTAGAAGAGCTTTTCAAAATAATCCGCTAAAAACGTTTATTCTAGAAGGATTTACGCCACCATCACTAAACAATCAAACGAATGGGAACAATACCTTTACCAATCGTTCTACTATCAATTTATTTGTACGATCAGGAAACGTTCAGCCCTACACAAACGCTGGTTGGACAGGTTTTAAATCAATCACAGGTGCTTCCAAAGCACTCGCGCTAAAAGTGTATTTACAAGGCGCAAGTCTCAACCCAAACACAGGAGAAGAAGATGTAATGCGCGACGATTTGCGAGCGGCAGGTTTACTACCATTCATAAGTCCGTATGGAGACGGTTTGGCAATTTTTGATACAATTCTAGTAAATACAACTACAGGTAGCGATGCAATTGTAGATTGGGTTTTTGTTGAACTACGCGATCCTTTAGACAATACGATTATCATAGAAAGTAGGTCTGCTCTCTTACAACGCGATGGCGACATTGTGGGTATGGATGCCGTTTCTCCAATACAATTTGCAGCAAACGTGGGCGATTACTTCATCGCAATAAAACATCGAAATCACTTAGGAATCATGATGGCGAATGCAAAGCGATTATCTTCTGTCATAACAATAATTGACTTTGCTAACGCCATCAATCCAATCACTTTTGGAATTAATGCACAAACCGATGCAGGAATGCCAGCAAACACGTTAGGAATGTGGGCAGGAAATGTAAATGGAGACAGCATTGTACAATACCAAGGAGGCACACCAGATACGACCGCAATATTGTCAGCAGCTTTAAATGATCCTGGAAACTTTCTCAACTTTTCCACATTCATCATCAACGGCTACAATGACAATGATGTGAATCTAAGTGGAACTACACAATACGAAGGTGGAGTAGCAGATTCGCCACTCATCTTACAAAATGTTTTAGCGCATCCAGGGAACTTTTTAAACTTTAGCACCTTTCAAATAGAAGAACAATTACCAACTCAAGATTAA